From a region of the Rhinolophus sinicus isolate RSC01 linkage group LG04, ASM3656204v1, whole genome shotgun sequence genome:
- the GTF3A gene encoding transcription factor IIIA yields the protein TGGGRGRVGRRPRAPVPRTWSSKHVAERLAPGALEPPASVAEAVSSPTLADTFIAAGESSAPPPPALPSRFICSFPDCSASYNKAWKLDAHLCKHTGERPFVCDHEGCGKSFVRDYHLRRHSLTHTGKKPFVCAASGCDQKFNTKSNLKKHFERKHENQQKQYVCSFEGCKKTFKKHQQLKIHQCQHTNEPLFKCTHEGCGKHFASPSKLKRHGKVHEGYICQKGCSFVAKTWTELLKHVRETHKEETVCDVCQKTLKRKDYLKQHMKTHAADRAVWRCPREGCGRTYTTVFNLQSHILSFHEERRPFVCEHAGCGKTFAMKQSLTRHAIVHDPDKKKMKLKVKRARAKRSLASRLSGYIPPKRKQEQGFSLPTAGMSLSCAEDKVLSTVAALALS from the exons ACCGGCGGCGGTCGGGGCCGGGTTGGGCGTCGGCCGCGCGCACCGGTTCCCCGCACGTGGAGCAGCAAGCACGTGGCTGAGCGACTGGCCCCCGGCGCCCTGGAGCCGCCGGCCTCGGTTGCTGAGGCGGTGTCATCCCCGACGCTCGCCGACACGTTTATCGCGGCCGGCGAGAGCTCCGCCCCGCCGCCCCCCGCGCTCCCCAGCAGGTTCATCTGCTCCTTTCCCGACTGCAGCGCAAGTTACAACAAGGCCTGGAAGCTAGACGCGCACCTCTGCAAGCACACGGGGGAG aGACCTTTTGTTTGTGACCATGAAGGGTGCGGCAAATCCTTTGTCAGAGACTACCACCTGAGACGTCACAGCCTGACTCACACTGGAAAAAAGCCCTTCGT TTGTGCTGCTAGTGGCTGTGATCAAAAATTCAACACAAAATCAAACTTGAAGAAACATTTTGAACGCAAGCATGAAAATCAGCAAAAACAATATGTA TGCAGTTTTGAAGGTTGTAAGAAGACCTTTAAGAAACATCAGCAGCTGAAAATCCATCAGTGCCAACATACCAACGAACCACTATTCAA GTGCACCCatgaaggctgtgggaaacactTTGCTTCTCCCAGCAAGCTGAAACGGCACGGGAAGGTCCACGAGG gataCATATGTCAAAAAGGATGTTCCTTTGTGGCAAAAACATGGACAGAACTTCTGAAACATGTAAGAGAAACCCATAAAG AGGAAACAGTGTGTGACGTGTGCCAGAAAACGCTGAAGCGCAAAGATTACCTGAAGCAGCATATGAAGACTCACGCCGCAGACAGGGCTGTGTGGCGGTGTCCCCGGGAGGGCTGCGGTAGGACCTACACCACTGTGTTCAATCTCCAGAGCCACATTCTCTCCTTCCATGAGGAGAGGCGCCCGTTTGTGTGTGAGCATGCTGGCTGTGGCAAAACGTTTGCCATGAAA CAGAGTCTCACGAGGCACGCCATCGTGCATGACCCtgacaagaagaaaatgaagctcaAA GTGAAACGAGCTCGTGCAAAACGGAGTTTGGCCTCTCGCCTCAGTGGCTATATCCCTCCTAAAAGGAAACAAGAACAGGGCTTCTCGTTGCCGACAGCTGGCATGTCGCTGAGCTGCGCAGAGGACAAGGTGCTCTCTACAGTTGCAGCGCTTGCCCTCAGCTAA